One region of Duncaniella freteri genomic DNA includes:
- the polA gene encoding DNA polymerase I yields MEKRLFLLDAYALIYRAYYALIHSPRFASAAGFNTSAIFGFCNTLEDLLRKENPTHLAVCFDPPHGATFRHEKFEAYKAQRDKQPEDITLALPYIKRILEAYRIPVIEIQGYEADDVIGTIATRAAAKGYDTYMMTPDKDYGQLVGEHIFMYRPALKGEGFEVRDVARVCERYGISTPRQVIDLLALEGDASDNIPGCPGVGEKTARKLIDEFGSVENLLENTDKLKGALQRKVIENAEQIRMSKWLATICTDAPIDIEIESLIRKPLDPEKLMGIYSELDFKSLMGRLKAQIASNKAVEEASSQSVGISADDGSGMGSLFDSAYGGEEAEPATDCEDRHYEIVDTPARIADMISAAMSHQAVGFAVYAPGEEAMATRLEGIAVSWEPCVGFFMPFPSEDNARKALAEAISPMFGEKSPVMVGLDVKRAILLLRNEGIEFSAPYFDVSVAHYVIDPEMKHDIATLSSRYLHVVLQGMASDSRAGHPKESLSNDEAMTRYCEEADLALRLRPLLSAEVAEREMVPLLDNVEFPLIRVLADMEWTGVRIDPKVLVDLSAKLKKRVEELEQEAYVMAGGPFNIGSPAQVGMVLFDRLAIDPKAKRTARGSYSTTEQVLEKYASKVPLVGVILKIRRLRKLITTYLDALPALINPRTGKIHTSFNQTVTATGRISSTNPNLQNIPIRTDDGREIRRAFIPDAGNVIMSADYSQIELRLIADLSGDKDMIEAFLSGDDIHRITASKIYKVSLDEVTDDQRRHAKTANFGIIYGISAFGLAERLGISRPDAKKLIDGYFATYPHIREYLDKAVDDARKQGYVTTRMGRRRYLPEINSRNAVVRGFAERNAVNAPIQGSAADIIKVAMVRIHDEMKKQGMRSRMIMQVHDELIFNVVPEELDDLRRLVITGMESAYAGAVPLEVAAGVAANWLEAH; encoded by the coding sequence ATGGAGAAGCGACTCTTCCTTCTGGATGCCTACGCGCTTATATATCGCGCATATTATGCACTTATACATTCGCCGCGTTTTGCCTCGGCGGCGGGTTTCAATACCTCTGCGATCTTCGGGTTCTGCAACACGCTTGAGGACCTGTTGCGCAAAGAGAATCCCACCCATCTGGCTGTGTGTTTCGATCCGCCTCATGGTGCGACTTTCCGTCATGAGAAGTTCGAGGCTTACAAGGCGCAGCGTGACAAGCAGCCTGAGGACATAACTCTTGCATTACCTTATATAAAGAGGATACTTGAAGCCTACCGCATACCTGTCATTGAGATTCAAGGCTATGAAGCCGACGATGTGATAGGGACTATCGCTACACGTGCTGCCGCCAAAGGATATGATACATATATGATGACTCCCGACAAGGACTATGGTCAGCTTGTGGGTGAGCATATCTTTATGTACAGACCCGCGCTCAAAGGAGAAGGTTTTGAGGTGAGGGATGTGGCACGCGTGTGTGAACGTTACGGCATATCGACACCTCGTCAGGTGATCGACCTCCTTGCTCTCGAAGGTGATGCCTCCGACAATATCCCCGGATGCCCAGGTGTCGGAGAGAAGACTGCAAGGAAACTCATAGATGAGTTTGGCAGTGTGGAGAACCTTCTTGAAAACACCGATAAGCTCAAGGGCGCCCTTCAGCGAAAGGTGATTGAAAACGCTGAACAGATACGGATGTCCAAATGGCTTGCCACCATATGCACTGATGCCCCTATAGATATAGAAATTGAATCTCTGATCAGGAAGCCTCTTGACCCGGAGAAGCTTATGGGGATCTATAGTGAGCTTGACTTTAAGTCACTGATGGGACGACTGAAAGCTCAGATAGCATCAAATAAAGCTGTGGAAGAGGCTTCGTCTCAATCCGTAGGTATATCTGCCGATGATGGAAGCGGCATGGGGTCTCTTTTTGATTCAGCTTATGGCGGAGAAGAGGCGGAGCCGGCTACGGATTGTGAGGACCGTCATTATGAGATTGTCGATACTCCTGCTCGCATCGCGGATATGATATCTGCCGCAATGTCTCATCAGGCAGTGGGTTTTGCAGTTTATGCTCCCGGAGAGGAGGCTATGGCTACGAGGCTTGAAGGAATAGCAGTGAGTTGGGAGCCGTGTGTGGGATTCTTCATGCCTTTTCCGTCTGAAGATAATGCCCGTAAGGCATTGGCAGAAGCCATATCACCTATGTTTGGCGAAAAGTCTCCTGTGATGGTGGGACTTGATGTCAAGCGAGCTATTCTCCTTTTGAGAAATGAGGGCATAGAATTCTCTGCACCTTATTTCGATGTATCGGTGGCACATTATGTGATAGATCCCGAGATGAAGCATGATATTGCTACCTTGTCATCCAGATATTTGCATGTTGTGCTTCAGGGTATGGCATCCGATTCCCGGGCCGGACATCCCAAGGAGTCGCTTTCAAATGATGAGGCTATGACTCGATATTGCGAGGAAGCCGATCTGGCACTTCGCTTGCGTCCGCTGCTCTCCGCCGAGGTGGCTGAGCGTGAGATGGTGCCGTTGCTTGACAATGTAGAGTTCCCTCTCATACGCGTCCTTGCCGATATGGAATGGACTGGAGTGAGAATTGATCCGAAGGTGCTTGTTGATCTCTCTGCAAAGCTTAAGAAACGGGTAGAGGAGCTTGAGCAGGAGGCGTATGTTATGGCGGGCGGACCATTCAATATCGGTTCTCCGGCACAGGTGGGAATGGTGCTTTTTGATCGCCTTGCCATCGATCCTAAAGCCAAGCGGACAGCGCGCGGCTCATATTCCACCACTGAACAGGTGCTTGAAAAATATGCCTCCAAGGTGCCTCTTGTGGGAGTGATTCTTAAGATACGCAGGCTGAGGAAGCTTATCACTACGTACCTTGATGCTCTTCCGGCATTGATAAACCCCAGGACCGGGAAGATACATACTTCTTTCAATCAGACAGTCACAGCCACAGGGCGTATATCCTCGACCAATCCCAATCTACAGAACATCCCTATACGTACCGACGACGGACGAGAGATACGCCGGGCATTCATCCCTGATGCCGGAAATGTGATCATGAGTGCCGACTACTCGCAGATAGAGTTGCGTCTGATAGCCGATCTCAGCGGGGATAAGGATATGATAGAGGCATTCCTTTCAGGTGATGATATACATCGCATCACAGCATCTAAAATATATAAGGTGTCGCTTGATGAGGTTACCGACGATCAGCGTCGCCATGCCAAGACTGCTAATTTCGGTATAATATATGGTATATCGGCATTCGGGCTTGCTGAGCGTCTCGGCATATCCCGTCCGGATGCCAAGAAGCTCATAGACGGATATTTTGCTACCTACCCCCATATACGAGAGTATCTTGACAAGGCTGTTGATGATGCCCGCAAGCAAGGGTATGTGACAACACGTATGGGGCGTCGGCGTTATTTGCCGGAGATAAACTCGCGTAATGCCGTGGTGAGGGGTTTTGCCGAGCGTAATGCTGTCAATGCTCCTATCCAAGGCTCAGCTGCCGATATAATTAAGGTGGCGATGGTGAGGATTCACGACGAGATGAAGAAGCAAGGCATGCGTTCGCGTATGATAATGCAGGTGCATGATGAACTCATATTCAATGTTGTGCCCGAAGAGCTTGACGATCTAAGGCGGCTTGTTATCACTGGAATGGAGAGTGCTTATGCCGGCGCAGTGCCCCTTGAAGTCGCTGCCGGTGTCGCTGCCAACTGGCTTGAGGCTCATTGA